TTAGTGGTACTGACCTATTCTGCCTCTTCATCAAGAACTGCCTCACGGAACCACCCTTAGCATACTCAGTAACAATGCACCACACAACAGGCTTCCTACATGCTCCAATCAACCTCACAATATTTGGGTGCTTCAGAGTAGCTAACATCATAACCTCCTGCACAAACTGCTGCTCCATCAACTGTGTTCTCTCTGGGTCATTCTCAGGTCTCTCAAGCAGTTTAATAGCGACGTCTTCTCCATTGTAGGTACCCTTGTAGAGCTTCCCGAAGGCCCCTTGAGCAAAGGGCAGACCCATATTGAGCTTGTTAAGATCGATGGTCCACTCCTCGTAACCTTGTAGAGTCTCCGTAGGGTGTCCAATATCCATCAGGGCATGCACCAATGCATCAGCAGCCAGCCCAGGGTTAACCCTGCCAGGTCGCAGGACACTGTGGTCGACCGAGTAATTCGGGATCGCAATCTGGCGGAGCCCAGGGTGGTTGAGGATGCCAGTACGTGAGTCACTCGACCCAACGCTACTGGCGTCCCTTGACATGGCAATGGACCCGCCATCGACGCTGGTCTGGATGCTGTTGATGCTATCAATCGACATGTTGGAGCCCTCCCCGAGCTTCCGGTAGTACGCCATATAATAGAAGCTGTTCCCGTTGTCGATCCCTACACCGCTACCCATGATTCCAGGAAATCTAGGTCCTTCCAACATCTCCAATCCAACAAAAACCCTCCGATGAGCCAAGCCCCAATTTTTACGCGAACCTCAGCATTCAAGCTTCAATGCAAATCCCAAGAACCTAAAATGAAACCAGTCCTTATAAGAGGACGGTTTTCACCTTATTTCATATCCAAAATCTCGCAATCCAAACATATAGCACCGAAGAGAGATAAAATTCACAAGAATCAAACACTATTTCTCCATTCCTTTCGAGAATAACCGATCTGAACTAAGTTGATTACCTCTCGAAGTCACTATATCTTGACCAAACTCCAAGGAGAAACTCCACAAGGAAGATGGAAACAAAATCACAGAAAAGCAGCGAGCATTTAAAGGAGAAGTGAGCAGAGAATTCCACGACTCACAAAAACCAACTGATCTGGGTCGAGAGACCACGGATTTAGACGAGACTTACCTCGATCGAGAGGGTTTTCTcccgagagaagaagaagaagaagcagaaaaaCAACCAAGAGGAATCCAGGACAGGGATGTCGGAAGGGAGAAATCgggggaagaaaagaggaggaacggCGAGGAGGCGAACACCTTTCACCCTCTTTTGGGATTACCGGAGAGGGACACAACGACGACCAGAAGCGGACAGAGGAAGTcgtttgtttctctctctctctcgatcacgACTTATTAATCTTTTTCCGAGGTGGCTTTTTTATAGGGCACGTTTAAGTATTGTTAAACGCGTGTTAAATGTGCCCTCGCGACACAACGAGATGATCAAAACGCCAGCCAGCCTGGCAAGAGATGCTTTCCTTAATCCATATTTCTTCATTATACAGAATTAGTCGCGATTATAAATACTTTAATACCTGTGCATGCAGGTGGAAATTACAAgttcaaaacaaataaaaacatatatatatatatatatatatatatatatatatatatatatatatatatatattgtacatTGCATGGACGCATCGTGGCTAAGATACTGTTACATGTCAGCATTGTGGGTTGCCCACGTCAGTTTAATTTATTGGCATCGCTTCGTGCAGCCGATTTAGTTACGAGTTAAGCCACGTAAATCTGATGTATGATggaaggggaagaggaggagaggaaacagaagaagaaaaattTTTAGCATGTTTTCTTTGTATGTATCCCTAAAAAtatcatttgaaatatatttAGGGTGATTTTGAAGTATCTTGAAGACCCCAAGTGGTCTCGAGATAATTTGGATGTGTTGTATATATTAAGACTAATGTCGGgagaagtttttcgattcttctgATGTTCAAATTAGTTACGGAAAATCGaacgaatatatttatatttttaaaagaatcTTTTAACAAAGCAtgaagattatattttatatcaaGTTTTGAAAGAGACGATTTGTAACCACAGATGTACGAGGGTGACTAAAATCCCTCTTATTCCATGTTAATTTTCATATGACACGTACATATCGGATGATAATTGATTGttaatatattttctatcattaattattttattttttgattaattctaaaaaatatatatctagtGAATTTTTTGGGTCGATCTTATTTTTCTTCCtatgaatatatttattttttttggttTCTCCTAATATCAAAAGGCTCACTTATTTTCCATAGTttctaagatgttcaagaaaatgaGTGTAATACTTGGTTACACCCTTAGACCATTGGATTTGGATTGATTATTATTGTGTTATAAATGGATTTCATTcctcataaataaaatttatattatttattatagtaaTAGCTCTATCAAAACTAagtctattaaaaaatattgcaACTACCATAAATTGATTTCTATGTTAGTTGTAGTCTTTTTGAAAAGACTTAATTGGGGTCAATATCATTAAGATAAATAATACACATTTCAAATTTGAGAGGGTAGAAACGTAAATACACATAATATTGGAAATGTCCCAACACTAAAAACCACTGCCGAGGCGAACGGCAGTCGTCATAGCGAGGCCGGAGGCTCTCCGCCACTCTCGCGGCTCCGCTCCACCTCCTCCAATGGCGATCCCCACCAGCACCAGCACCAGcactacctcctcctcctcctcctcctcattcgACCCGCTCCTCGAGACCGTAATCATAGGATGCGCGAATGTATCCCAGAGGAACCACCGAAGGTTCGCCTCTCGCGGCATCGGCACCCTCGGCTCCCGTCCGctcacccccttcactcctcgtcTCCATGGAAGGATCGTCCAAGCCCTAGATCCGTGCCTTCCGAGATGGCTCGATATTTCCCACGAGTGCTGCCTCTCTTGCTGTTTCTGCGGCTCTCCGATCTTGTCCGCGGCAACACCGACCAAGCCGATGGTAACCGATATGTCGAGCTTTCCGTTTTCCGTTTTCCGTTCTCTATTGATAGTGGCCAATCGATGTACTTTTTCCAACAAGGCCTTTGATGAAATGTTCGAGCGAGTCTGAAAGACTCGGAAAATAGTTTCGATGTGTCTCATTCAACATCCTTACATGGGATGGCTTCTTTAGAATATGTCGATCGTAGAACTATCCGATTTTAGGGTGTCTTTTCTTTTCATCTCTTTTGCAGTAATGATTTTATATGTTTATTGCAGTCTCTGCCTTAAATGTTATGTATAGCAGCTTAAATTCCCCCTCTCAGCTGACTGGTTGGAGTTCCAGCGGTGGTGACCCCTGTGTCAACAATTGGAAAGGCATCAAGTGCTCTGGCTCATCCGTAACAAAAATGTAGGACTGTTTTGTTTTCTTGGATTCCTACCTTCGGTCGGTGTAAttcagtcatcatcatcatcgtaccatccagcattattctaaattgCATTTGATGTGGCCGTAGATGCTGATACGGCTATGTGAACCACTGCAGATGAGGCCTATGAGTAAGCTATATGTGGTATTATGCATCTAGGTTTGCAGTCTACATGGAGTATGTTTTTGCATATGCAGATTATGTTTCCATATAGACCAATTTTTTCCTTCAGCATCTGCCATATAATTGATATGCCATGTTAAATATTATACCAATTACTTAAACTTAATTAACTTCTTGATACTTTCACTGATGTAAGTCATCAAATGATCACATTTGTAGGATAAATATCTAGTTTGACTGCAACTACCGGCATGAATCCAAGCAGAGTTGTGGTCATGGCGGAGCAGGATGTGGATGTATATATTGTATAAAGTTTAGTTGCAAGAATACATACATCACTTGGTCATGATGAACATATGATATAAGCTGCATAAGCATATCTGTGGTTTTGTTGACTGCTTGTATGGTGTTGCAGCTTTTAGAGCATTGCTAGAAAATGTAAAACACCATCAATGTTAGACTTTTCCAGGCAGCTACTTTCAGTGTTAAGAATTAATAACTTATACTGTGTAGAAAGGAAGGTTTCTGGATTATGCCTTTTACTTATGTAGCTTAACATTTAAGAACAAACTCACTTGGAAAGTTCTTAAGGAGGAAGGTAGTGATTTGAAACAGATACAAATACTGTTTATTCATACTAAAAGTATATaggttttaatattatattatatcaacCATTCAGGTTCATTTCACAAGTGTGTCTATCATGCTTttattttctaataatatttGATTGGAAACTTATgaaagatattttatattttgtcATTATTTTCAGAAGTCACATAATtgtgtgttttcttctttttgtcaACCAGCACACTCTCAGGTCTTCAATTGACTGGTACAATGGGTTACCAACTCTCTAGCTTGATTtcagtaacttatttgtaagaaccAATTTCTTATTTGTTTAGGCATATTGATGTTGCAACTTAGTACCCTTTTTTTTCCTTGTCTTTGTACAGTGACTTGAGCAAGAACAATCTTAATGGTGATATACCTTACCAACTTCCTCCTAACACCACTCATTTGTAAGTCACACTTCAAAACATTGCATGTTGATCAAATTATTTTTCTAGCCAGTGATTACTGTAATCTCCAATGCATTTTACAGGAACATAAAAGGTTTAGTGAAACGCGAAGTTATCTACAATAAATCAGTTTGGAATACCTGTGTAGTtgtaattatatttaattattcttTTGAACATTATAAGAAGGCTAATGTATAAATGAGATTTCAATGATTTGTATGGTTACATTTCTTACATATTAGTtggatataaattatttattcatCTTGACATCTTTTTATGTATGCAGAAATCTTGCTGGAAATGCACTTACTGGAGGGATTCCTTATTCAGTTTCTCAAATGAATCATCTTAAGTATTTGTAAGAAAATTTGAATTTCATTGCATATGCTCCCATTTGACTCGATGGGCTTTACTGATTAGTTCATTTGATGGGGAGGTGCAGGAATCTTGCCAGTAATCAGCTCAGTGGACAGTTGACTGATATGTTTGGAGAGCTTTCTAGTCTCTCACTGCTGTAAGACATTTACTGCTTGATTAGTACATAGTAGCACAATCTATCCTATTTCTGTGATACAAAGAAGTTAGTTTGCTACTATGTTGCCAATGACTTACTACCTGACAAGATTCTTTTCCTGAAACAAGACATTTGTTTTAGTGATCTTCATTAGTATATTTTATCATGTTGAAGAAGTTATATTGTTGAGGCATTAAGTGATTGACTTATCTATTGACAATATTAATCAACTTGTGTTCTAGTGTATAATTACACTAGAACACAAGTGTTGATGGATAATTACAAAACTGGATCTGAGTCGTGTGTTCTAGTGTTGATGGATGCAGATTGAATACTTTGCCATACCTAACCACCCGTGCTTTACTTACAATCCATCCTTACCACTTACCACTACTTTATGGCCAACCACCAATACCTCCTTCATTATTGCTGCTACCAATTTTGCTATTGGTGTCGCTGCTTTCACCAAAATTACCACCATTGTTGccgccaccatcaccaccacACCTTCGTTATCATTACAACACTACCTCTACAAATAGCCTCACTCTCCACCTTCAATAGCTCTGCTCctaccaccaccatcatcatcccTGCTACCATTGacaccaccaccactacaaattgcagaagagacaaaaaggaaagaagaaagaaatattttgatttataatatataaatatgtttTGCCATAAATGAATTGAAAAATAAAGATAAAGATGGGATGAAAGGCAGAAAactatttttttgaaattaaacAGACCCTTTCTAGCATTTGTCTCCAATACTTAAGTTCAGAATTAATCTCAACTAATTTCattaatcaaaataatatcattaacaaataACATTCACTAGGGAAGTTTATCCTGAATAGGCAAGTAAGCTCCTTCATTGACCCAAGAAATTATATTAGACATGTTTGGACCATTTGAGCCAGAATGCTTAACTGAGATTTACTAATAGTATGCTCATCTAGTCAAATATACTATTATTTGGAACTATTAGGGCTCCATAGACGTCTAAACAATTATAGATTTTGCGTTTGTTGGGGTGCCATAGAAACGTAGAACAATTATTCCAGCACTAGAAAGTATCTACAATGATGATGCCAGTCATGCATATCTCTAAGGTGGATTCCAGTGATGCAGCCATTATGGATCAGATGAACCTCGCAAGTGAACCTTATTCAAGTTCCTTCTAACATTGTCCAGTTTTATGTATTATAGATATCATGTTTGACTACCATGAAGATCAGTATAATGGTGCATGATCACAATGTTAGATTGGTGgtagatgattcataaaaaatgacTTGGTAGCCCTATCTGAAAACTTAtgaacattataatatatattttatgatgctTAAAGATAGCGCTGGATTTTATTCTGCTGCAATAATATCAATATCTCGATTAGATGTAGTGGTTTATCTGCTTGTTGTTGTTTGAATGATTAAAAACAAGTATACACCTGTTATGTACTGTTCAATAGATGATGTCAGAATGGAATTACAAGTACCATTCATCGTTGGATTCACTATACATTAGAATATATTTTTCCTCTGTATTTATGTGATAATCTACTTGAGCTAGTTGGGTGATCTTTCAAATAAACCATGGTGATCTTGCAGGTGTTGTCATAGCTTGGTTTTCACTTATCTGATAGCATTTTCTGTTCTAGCATCATTGGTCACAGATGTTGTTTGTATTTAGGACTTAACAATTATGTTTCTGTGTAATACTCTTGTTCTCATGTGTGAGCTTTGTGCATATGGCCATATTTTATTATTACTAAGTTCGAGTTATGACATCAGGGATCTCTCATTCAACCGCTTCTCAGGTAACCTGCCTAATAGCTTTGGATCTCTCTCGAGTCTCAAAACTTTGTAAGCAACTCAATTGTTCCTTCAATCTATCTTTGTGAGTTCGTTCTAAACTAATAAGCATTTGAATTTTCAGGAATTTGCAGAACAATCAGTTAAGTGGTTCAGTTGATGTTCTTGCCACTCTATCTTTAGAAAACCTGTATGTATTGCTTAATAATCAGGTTATGATGTATATGCCCCTTTCATCTGCTTGAAAATTGGATGTGAAGTTTGCAATACCATATGTAATTCAGTTTCGTTGGAAAAAGTTCTGCAGATGCTAATGGTGCTTACCTTTTTCAATTTGATATGTGATTGGTTGCCATGATAGCAAGTACTTATGTAAATTTTAGAGAATTTTAGTTCAAGTACATGGTGACAtgcttttagtttcaatttatctTGTTATAACAATTCAGTAAAATCTTTTAGTTTCTTAAAATGGAAGGTTATATAAATTATGCTTAAAAATGTACTTAAGCAACAGAAAGTCAAAAAAGTGACATATTTTGACTATACAAGAATTATAAGGATTCCAGGATTATGCACTTGCAGAAATATTATGCACATACATGGGAAGGGTCTCAGATAGAGAAGAGAAACTTAATTGCACAAGAGACATTCAACTCTTTACAGCTCAAAATAGAAGGCAAAATTGTTAAAATTGTTGTGTTTTTGCCGATATATGACATCCCATTTGTCAGTATCTGTTTTCATATTTTACTGCTGAATTAATTATGCTCAACACATTAAACAATTTAACAATTGCTTGCTTCTTGTAAGTCAGCTAACTTGCCAATTATTCAATCAATCTTTAATGAGGTTTTGTTGTTATGCCACTAGGAATGTTCAGAACAATCAGTTCACCGGATGGATTCCCAACAAATTGAAAAGTATAAATAATCTTAAGTGAGTAGGATTATGCTTCTTTTTTGGTTGCTTTTTTGGTTTTTGTGGATTTTCTGCTTTGTTGAGTATTTTCTGTTGGTTATTTTCTGAAGGGTTGGAGGAAATTCTTGGTCAACTGGAAAACCACCTCCAGGTATGGTTACAGCTAGAGATAATAATGGCAAAAGCCACAAAAGCTCAATTAAAGATGCCAAACATAACAAAGTTAAAAAAGGAAAACAACATTCAGACCTGAAAGGTGCAGTCATTGCTGTGATACTGATAGCTGTGTTAGTTGTGGCCCTTATTTTATTGGCTTTGGTTAAGCGAAGATCTTCAGGTTCATCTCATTATACTGACGAACGACTCAGCCATAACAGATCATTTAGTCCTCTAGCAGACAATAAGTTTACAGGTATTTTCTTTCATCATGTTAATCATTCAGAATCTTAACATAATTTTGTTGTGCAGTTGCTCTTATGAGTTCTGGTTGCAGTTGCAGAAATTATATACTTGTGTATCTGATTCTTAGCTTCATTTCACAAAATTCAGATCAAGGGTGAATCTTATCTGATTTACGATCTGATTTGAGTCTGACAGCTGACTGATGTCGCTCTTGTGTACGAAGCCTCACATTCCTTTGTCTGATGACCTTATACTCTTGCATGGACTTGATTGATATTTGATATAAACCATTTCCACGTGGTGCAAATTCTAACTCATAatgtttaatttaaataatttatttctgAGATTAAAGTGGAAGTTGTTTTCAGTGGGTTATACATAATTATTTATTGCATGCATATCATTGATGGCACAGGAAGAATTGTTCTGG
This DNA window, taken from Musa acuminata AAA Group cultivar baxijiao chromosome BXJ3-7, Cavendish_Baxijiao_AAA, whole genome shotgun sequence, encodes the following:
- the LOC135643446 gene encoding serine/threonine-protein kinase STY13-like → MLEGPRFPGIMGSGVGIDNGNSFYYMAYYRKLGEGSNMSIDSINSIQTSVDGGSIAMSRDASSVGSSDSRTGILNHPGLRQIAIPNYSVDHSVLRPGRVNPGLAADALVHALMDIGHPTETLQGYEEWTIDLNKLNMGLPFAQGAFGKLYKGTYNGEDVAIKLLERPENDPERTQLMEQQFVQEVMMLATLKHPNIVRLIGACRKPVVWCIVTEYAKGGSVRQFLMKRQNRSVPLRLAVRQALDIARGMAYVHGLGFIHRDLKSDNLLIFTDKSIKIADFGVARIEVKTEGMTPETGTYRWMAPEMIQHRPYDQKVDVYSFGIVLWELITGMLPFQNMSAVQAAFAVVNKGVRPTIPHDCPLALGEIMTRCWDANPDVRPPFPEVVRMLEIAEMEIICTVRKARFRCCISEPMATD
- the LOC135643035 gene encoding protein STRUBBELIG-RECEPTOR FAMILY 5-like isoform X2, producing MRECIPEEPPKVRLSRHRHPRLPSAHPLHSSSPWKDRPSPRSVPSEMARYFPRVLPLLLFLRLSDLVRGNTDQADVSALNVMYSSLNSPSQLTGWSSSGGDPCVNNWKGIKCSGSSVTKITLSGLQLTGTMGYQLSSLISVTYFDLSKNNLNGDIPYQLPPNTTHLNLAGNALTGGIPYSVSQMNHLKYLNLASNQLSGQLTDMFGELSSLSLLDLSFNRFSGNLPNSFGSLSSLKTLNLQNNQNVQNNQFTGWIPNKLKSINNLKVGGNSWSTGKPPPGMVTARDNNGKSHKSSIKDAKHNKVKKGKQHSDLKGAVIAVILIAVLVVALILLALVKRRSSGSSHYTDERLSHNRSFSPLADNKFTGLKDSSSSIDIKAIETSSMELKPPAAETQKTYNDNEFANKLNSRGSTDPVSLTIYALADLQAATGSFSSSHLLGQGNIGCVYKAKFNDGKVLAVKKIETLNLSGSCSYDFMEIVSGISRLHHSNIAELLGYCSSSGYQLLVYELQQNGSLHGFLHLSDDYSRPLTWDTRVRIALGTARAIEYLHEVCAPSVVHKNIKSSNILLDTELNPCLADCGLVIFFEDTSENLGPGYNAPECTKPSAYSMKSDVYSFGVVMLELLTGRKPYDSSKPRIEQSLVRWAASQLHDIDALAQMVDPALRGLYPPKSLSRFADVISLCIQPEPEFRPAMSEVVQSLARCVQRTSIRKRMGRDRSTSRRSNDSNHGYY
- the LOC135643035 gene encoding protein STRUBBELIG-RECEPTOR FAMILY 5-like isoform X1, translating into MRECIPEEPPKVRLSRHRHPRLPSAHPLHSSSPWKDRPSPRSVPSEMARYFPRVLPLLLFLRLSDLVRGNTDQADVSALNVMYSSLNSPSQLTGWSSSGGDPCVNNWKGIKCSGSSVTKITLSGLQLTGTMGYQLSSLISVTYFDLSKNNLNGDIPYQLPPNTTHLNLAGNALTGGIPYSVSQMNHLKYLNLASNQLSGQLTDMFGELSSLSLLDLSFNRFSGNLPNSFGSLSSLKTLNLQNNQLSGSVDVLATLSLENLNVQNNQFTGWIPNKLKSINNLKVGGNSWSTGKPPPGMVTARDNNGKSHKSSIKDAKHNKVKKGKQHSDLKGAVIAVILIAVLVVALILLALVKRRSSGSSHYTDERLSHNRSFSPLADNKFTGLKDSSSSIDIKAIETSSMELKPPAAETQKTYNDNEFANKLNSRGSTDPVSLTIYALADLQAATGSFSSSHLLGQGNIGCVYKAKFNDGKVLAVKKIETLNLSGSCSYDFMEIVSGISRLHHSNIAELLGYCSSSGYQLLVYELQQNGSLHGFLHLSDDYSRPLTWDTRVRIALGTARAIEYLHEVCAPSVVHKNIKSSNILLDTELNPCLADCGLVIFFEDTSENLGPGYNAPECTKPSAYSMKSDVYSFGVVMLELLTGRKPYDSSKPRIEQSLVRWAASQLHDIDALAQMVDPALRGLYPPKSLSRFADVISLCIQPEPEFRPAMSEVVQSLARCVQRTSIRKRMGRDRSTSRRSNDSNHGYY